A stretch of the Syntrophorhabdaceae bacterium genome encodes the following:
- the ftcD gene encoding glutamate formimidoyltransferase, which translates to MNKIMETVPNFSEGRSDATIAQILACFKDRDGVKLLDLHRDVDHNRMVVTAVGEPHALKHAVVEAVGVAIQLIDMRTHRGEHPRMGAVDVIPFIPVRNVTMEDAIALSKEVAKTIWAKYRLPVFLYEESASTPDRKDLAHVRKGQFEGMAEKLMADEWKPDFGEREMHPTAGVVAVGARMPLIAFNVNLDTNDIEIARRIARTVRYSSGGLKYCKAIGIALKQRNVAQVSMNMTDYTQTPLYQALELVRTEARRYGVGVLGSEIVGLVPLNALVDSAAYYMGLEDFDADKILEAKLME; encoded by the coding sequence ATGAACAAAATCATGGAAACTGTGCCCAACTTCAGCGAAGGAAGAAGCGATGCTACCATCGCACAAATCCTGGCATGCTTTAAAGATAGGGATGGTGTAAAACTCCTCGACCTTCACAGAGACGTAGACCATAACCGGATGGTCGTGACCGCCGTAGGCGAACCTCACGCCCTGAAACATGCAGTGGTTGAAGCCGTCGGCGTTGCGATTCAGCTCATCGATATGCGAACCCATCGCGGAGAGCATCCGCGCATGGGCGCGGTGGATGTTATCCCCTTTATTCCCGTACGAAATGTGACCATGGAAGATGCAATAGCCCTCTCAAAGGAAGTAGCTAAGACTATCTGGGCGAAATACCGCCTTCCTGTCTTTCTCTATGAAGAGTCAGCATCGACGCCCGACCGTAAAGATCTGGCTCATGTACGAAAAGGTCAGTTCGAGGGTATGGCGGAGAAGCTCATGGCCGACGAGTGGAAGCCCGATTTTGGAGAGAGAGAAATGCATCCGACCGCAGGCGTCGTGGCCGTGGGCGCTCGTATGCCGCTCATCGCGTTTAATGTCAATCTCGACACCAATGACATTGAAATAGCACGGCGTATCGCGCGAACGGTGCGCTATTCGAGCGGAGGGTTGAAATACTGTAAGGCCATCGGCATCGCCCTCAAACAAAGGAATGTTGCCCAGGTCTCCATGAACATGACGGATTACACCCAAACACCCCTCTATCAGGCCCTCGAGCTTGTGCGTACAGAGGCCAGACGGTATGGAGTGGGCGTTCTCGGCAGTGAAATCGTGGGCCTCGTTCCCCTCAACGCTCTTGTGGATTCGGCAGCTTACTATATGGGCCTCGAAGATTTCGACGCTGACAAGATTCTGGAAGCGAAGCTCATGGAATGA
- the selD gene encoding selenide, water dikinase SelD, with amino-acid sequence MDVELTKYVQGGGUASKIGPGDLSEILCGIDIPVDENVIVGIEGFEDAGVYRITDDLALVQTVDFFTPIVDDPYWFGQIAAANSLSDIYAMGAVPRTAMNIVCFSPKRFDIKILKEIIRGGADKIREAGVSLLGGHSVDDAEIKYGLAVTGLVHPDKVVFNSGALPGDLLIMTKPLGIGILNTAIKGKLLDEASIKKLIEVMAELNRGASEVMLSVRTHAATDVTGFGLAGHLKEMIKENVGVEVHKERLPYFNEAPELAASGIVPGGLYRNRDFYREHIMAAEEDFFYDIIFDPQTSGGLLIAIDATDEARFAEKARQLSVDYWVIGKFVKEPKGKIAVI; translated from the coding sequence ATGGACGTGGAGTTGACCAAATACGTTCAGGGAGGGGGTTGAGCTTCCAAGATAGGTCCGGGTGATCTATCTGAGATACTCTGTGGTATCGACATACCCGTAGATGAGAACGTGATCGTGGGAATAGAAGGTTTTGAAGATGCCGGCGTCTACCGGATTACGGACGATCTTGCCCTGGTCCAGACGGTCGATTTTTTTACTCCCATAGTCGATGATCCTTACTGGTTCGGCCAGATTGCGGCAGCCAACTCACTGAGTGATATTTACGCCATGGGCGCCGTGCCCAGGACAGCGATGAACATCGTCTGCTTTTCGCCAAAGCGGTTCGACATCAAGATTTTGAAGGAGATCATTCGGGGCGGAGCGGATAAAATCCGCGAAGCCGGCGTGAGCCTTCTCGGAGGCCACAGTGTTGACGACGCCGAGATAAAATACGGACTTGCGGTGACAGGGCTCGTGCATCCCGACAAGGTCGTGTTCAACTCAGGTGCTCTGCCGGGGGACCTTCTTATTATGACCAAGCCGCTCGGTATCGGGATTTTGAATACGGCCATCAAGGGAAAGTTGCTCGACGAGGCCTCCATCAAAAAGCTCATTGAGGTGATGGCAGAGCTTAACAGAGGCGCTTCGGAAGTCATGCTCTCCGTCAGAACTCATGCAGCTACTGACGTAACGGGGTTCGGCCTTGCAGGCCACCTGAAAGAGATGATCAAGGAGAACGTAGGCGTGGAGGTCCATAAAGAGAGACTTCCTTATTTCAATGAGGCCCCTGAATTAGCCGCGTCAGGCATCGTGCCCGGAGGGTTGTACAGAAATAGAGATTTCTATCGGGAACACATCATGGCTGCAGAAGAGGACTTCTTTTACGATATCATATTTGACCCTCAGACGTCGGGAGGCCTTCTCATCGCCATCGATGCAACAGACGAAGCCCGATTCGCAGAAAAGGCTCGCCAATTGAGTGTGGATTACTGGGTCATCGGGAAGTTTGTGAAGGAACCGAAAGGCAAAATAGCGGTTATCTGA